A window of the Loxodonta africana isolate mLoxAfr1 chromosome 3, mLoxAfr1.hap2, whole genome shotgun sequence genome harbors these coding sequences:
- the LOC100677253 gene encoding olfactory receptor 7D4-like: MPFGSSLNVALTFPSLHTKYMEAENQTKFSEFLLLGISEDPELQPLFFALFLSMYLVAVLGNVLIILAITSDPHLHTPMYFFLSNLSFVDICFVTTTVPKMLVNIQTQNKDISYIGCLIQVYFFMIFAGLDNFLLTMMAYDRFVAICHPLHYIVIMNPRFCVLLVLMSWVIIFWVSLLHIVLITQLNFCIDTEIPHFFCELTQIIQVACSDTHTNYVFLYVLTALLGVFPLSGILFSYSQIVSSLMRMSSAGAKYKAFSTCGSHLSVVFLFYGTGLGVFLSSAVTHSSQRSSIASVMYTMVTPMLNPFIYSLRNKDVKGALRRLLCRAASCP; the protein is encoded by the coding sequence ATGCCATTTGGCAGTTCATTGAATGTTGCTCTTACCTTCCCCAGCCTACACACTAAATACATGGAagcagaaaaccaaacaaaattttCAGAATTCCTCCTGCTGGGCATCTCAGAGGATCCTGAACTTCAGCCCCTCTTCTTTGCACTCTTCCTGTCCATGTACCTGGTCGCTGTGCTTGGGAACGTGCTCATCATACTGGCCATTACCTCTGACCCTCACCTCCACACCCctatgtacttcttcctctccaacctgtCCTTTGTTGACATCTGTTTCGTTACTACCACGGtcccaaagatgctggtgaacatcCAGACACAGAACAAAGACATTTCGTACATAGGATGCCTCATTCAGGTGTATTTCTTCATGATTTTTGCTGGACTGGACAATTTCCTCCTGACcatgatggcctatgaccgattTGTGGCCATCTGTCACCCCCTGCATTATATAGTCATCATGAACCCCCGGTTCTGTGTCTTGCTGGTTTTGATGTCTTGGGTCATCATTTTTTGGGTCTCCCTGCTTCATATTGTCTTGATCACACAGCTGAACTTCTGTATAGACACTGAAATACCACATTTCTTCTGTGAACTGACTCAGATTATCCAAGTGGCCTGTTCTGATACGCACACCAATTATGTCTTCTTGTATGTGTTGACTGCCCTGCTGGGTGTGTTTCCCCTCTCAGGGATCCTCTTCTCTTACTCTCAGATTGTCTCCTCCTTAATGAGAATGTCGTCTGCTGGGGCCAAGTATAAGGCATTTTCTACTTGTGGATCTCACCTctctgtggtctttttgttctaTGGGACAGGTCTTGGggttttcctcagttctgctgtgACCCATTCTTCCCAAAGAAGCTCTATTGCCTCAGTGATGTACACTATGGTCACGCCCATGCTGAACCCCTTCATATACAGCCTAAGGAATAAGGATGTGAAGGGAGCCCTGAGAAGGCTTCTCTGTAGAGCAGCTTCTTGTCCATAA